One window of the Colletotrichum destructivum chromosome 4, complete sequence genome contains the following:
- a CDS encoding Putative S-adenosyl-L-methionine-dependent methyltransferase superfamily: protein MADTPGMAALHPEELDEALEVDEGFVSDDGSTMDDQIARYTLSLSSSVVDYPEEYGRRYHAFRPGTYAFPNDEVELTRLDMAHALMVRAMGNRLYLAPLERDKVHRILDIGTGTGIWAIEMGDIFQNAEVIGNDLSAIQPEWVPSNVKFEIDDVESPWVGHKKFDYIMCRYMACSIGDWPSLIERIYDHLNPGGWAEFQDMGTEYYSDDGTYTARHATYAWNQTFVRTLRAVGRDPCPGPQLEGWVRAHGGFGRVSHHRFKTPIGPWARDAHFRGQGMLNLAQILEGLEGFSMKLFCGVLGWPEEKVHAHLEAVRHELKCGAFHAMLDLHTVYGQKPPRLDSPVDD, encoded by the exons ATGGCCGATACCCCGGGCATGGCGGCGCTCCATCCCGAGGAGCTGGAtgaggccctcgaggtcgacgagggatTTGTT TCGGACGATGGGTCTACCATGGATGATCAAAT TGCGAGGTACACTTTGTCGCTCTCCTCGAGCGTCGTCGACTACCCGGAAGAGTACGGCCGGCGCTACCACGCCTTCCGGCCCGGGA CCTACGCGTTCCCCAACGACGAAGTCGAGTTGACCCGTCTCGACATGGCACACGCCCTGATGGTTCGAGCGATGGGGAACAGGTTGTACCTGGCGCCTCTGGAAAGGGACAAGGTGCACAGGATCCTCGATATCGGGACGGGCACCGGCATCT GGGCCATTGAGATGGGTGACATTTTCCAGAACGCAGAG GTTATCGGGAACGACTTGAGCGCCATCCAGCCCGAGTG GGTCCCCTCGAACGTCAAGttcgagatcgacgacgtcgagagcCCCTGGGTCGGGCACAAGAAGTTCGACTACATTATGTGCCGGTACATGGCCTGCTCGATCGGGGACTGGCCGAGTCTGATTGAGAGGATATACGA CCACCTGAACCCCGGCGGGTGGGCCGAGTTCCAGGACATGGGCACCGAGTACTACTCGGACGACGGGACGTACACGGCGCGGCACGCCACTTACGCCTGGAACCAGACCTTTGTGCGGACACTCCGGGCGGTCGGGCGCGACCCTTGCCCCGGGCCGCAGCTCGAGGGCTGGGTGCGCGCCcacggcggcttcggccgcGTGTCGCACCACCGGTTCAAGACGCCCATCGGGCCCTGGGCCAGGGACGCGCACTTCCGGGGCCAGGGCATGCTGAACCTGGCGCAgatcctcgagggcctcgagggctTCTCGATGAAGCTGTTCTGCGGCGTGCTGGGGTggcccgaggagaaggtgcATGCGCATCTGGAAGCCGTGCGGCACGAGCTGAAGTGCGGCGCGTTCCACGCGATGCTGGATCT GCATACTGTCTATGGGCAAAAGCCGCCCAGGTTGGATTCACCCGTGGATGACTGA
- a CDS encoding Putative WW domain-containing protein, translating into MSFFDNFDVAKLASQLGNFNIPDDPEIINKGHADYGYTNHGAHPDGYDGRPPDGYAGGPQNGAVEYRRDHPAAYGSSDPTRSAYSDPVSEGAAMTSLAAGVAASAAAGAYGSQPQYPSPQPGRYGDSGGDASSPYPQYQHQQQQRQEDAHGRPPSSGYGRPPSPRLPEGWVKRWDENSRRWYYVNQATGTSQWEAPAAPSPVVSPPPMSPGYGGHGDASRYGGHSPQPPYSPQPGYGGPSHQPSYGGHSPQPGYGGHSPQPPYGEYAAGAAAGAGAGYYAGQHYGQSQQHGYEQPQPYGQPHGQPYGQPHPQQAYGQSYEHGYGEEEKKKKKKKGGNGNMLLGVAGGLAVGAIGGALIANALDSGSESGSEHEHHHHERQSSSGSEDHYRERYERDESDRGSSHGSDGSGSDRGESDEYYDD; encoded by the exons ATGTCGTTCTTCGACAACTTCGACGTTGCCAAGCTGGCGTCGCAGCTGGGCAACTTCAACATCCCCGACGACCCCGAGATCATCAACAAAG GCCACGCCGACTACGGCTACACCAACCACGGCGCTCACCCCGACGGCTACGACGGCCGGCCGCCCGACGGATATGCCGGCGGCCCCCAGAACGGTGCCGTCGAGTACCGCCGCGATCACCCCGCCGCCTACGGCTCCAGCGACCCGACACGCTCCGCCTACTCCGACCCCGTctccgagggcgccgccatgacctcgctggccgccggcgtcgccgccagtGCCGCGGCTGGCGCCTACGGATCCCAGCCTCAGTATCCTTCGCCCCAGCCGGGACGCTACGGTGACTCTGGTGGTGACGCGTCCAGCCCCTACCCGCAGtatcagcatcagcagcagcagcggcaagaGGACGCCCACGGTcgaccgccgtcgtcggggtACGGGCGgcctccgtcgccgcgccTGCCGGAAGGGTGGGTGAAGCGCTGGGATGAGAACAGTCGGCGGTGGTACTACGTCAACCAGGCCACCGGCACCTCGCAGTGGGAGGCGCCGGCTGCACCTTCGCCCGTGGTGTCGCCCCCGCCCATGTCGCCTGGGTATGGGGGACACGGCGACGCGTCGAGGTACGGTGGCCACTCGCCACAACCGCCCTACTCACCACAGCCCGGATACGGGGGCCCTTCACACCAGCCGTCATACGGCGGACACTCGCCTCAGCCGGGGTATGGCGGTCACTCTCCGCAGCCACCGTATGGGGAgtacgccgccggcgccgccgccggggctgGCGCGGGGTACTACGCCGGTCAGCACTACGGCCAGAGTCAGCAGCACGGCTACGAGCAGCCGCAACCCTACGGCCAACCACACGGACAGCCCTACGGCCAGCCTCACCCCCAACAAGCGTACGGCCAGTCCTACGAGCATGGCtacggcgaggaggagaagaagaagaaaaagaagaagggcggtAACGGAAACATGTTGCTGGGCGTGGCAGGCGGCCTCGCAGTCGGCGCCATCGGAggcgccctcatcgccaacgcTCTGG ACTCCGGCTCCGAATCCGGCTCCGAACACGaacaccaccatcacgaGCGCCAGTCGTCGTCCGGGTCCGAGGACCACTACCGCGAGCGCTACGAACGCGACGAGAGCGACAGGGGGTCCTCGCACGGCTCGGACGGTAGCGGCAGCGACCGCGGGGAATCGGACGAGTACTATGACGACTGA